CGAGGGCAATGAAGTGATGCCAACCACCCCGGGAAGGGAGCTTCACATACCGCTGGATCAGATCACTGGGAACCTCGATCAGTGCATAGCGGAAATCCTTCGTATTACCCTTATGGTACATATGCACCGCTAAATAGAGGGTTACATGCTTGAGATAGGGAAATTGCAGTTTTGGATCAAGGAGAATCGGGAACAGGCGGTTGCGGAGTGTCTGACGGAAAAAGTCCTGCAGGTAGCGTTTCTGTTCGTAGGTTAGCGATGATTCATCCACGATGGAGATATGATGAATCCTAAGAGTCCTGAAGAGCTGCTCAACCACCCGATCCATCCGGTCATTGAGCCGCTTCACTTCCTTGAGAATCTGCTTGATCAAGGTCTTGGGATTCCCGCTCTCCTTGAGCTTGTAGTGCTCTGGGTCGAGGAGAGCACGGTGAATTGAGCCAACCCGTACTGCATAGAACTCATCCAGGTTCGATGAAAATATTCCAATGAACTTCATGCGTTCCATCAAGGGAATATTCGGATTCTCGGCACTCATCAACACCCGTTCATTGAAACTCAGCCATCTCAGTTCGCGATTCACATATTCTTTTTTTGAACCCATCGCATTGCTCCATGTAGTTTCACTTCCCTACAAAACCAGTATACGGGCCTCCATGAATTCCTGTCCACGTCGAATTATGAGAATTGTGTTAAATATACTGCATTTATATCAATTTTGTTCTACATGTTGCGGTTTTGGAAGTTTGGGAACCTTCTGATCCCCGAGGGTATGTTACCCTGCAATTTTTTGGTATATTGAGAGCGTGAACGGAGGATTCATGGAAAATTTGCTTACACAATATGCACGTCTTGTCATCGAGGTGCAATTGAAATTACGTGAGGGTGACAGCCTCTCCATCAACAGTGAGGCAAGCACCCTGACTTTTGCCAGACTGCTTGCTCAGAAGGCCGCACTTGCAACCAGGCAGACGGTCACCATCGTACATACCAACCATGGGAAGGTAGTGGACGCCATCCCCATCGAGCCGACAGAGAAGGAAATCTTCCGTCCCCCAGTACAGGGAGCCGTCATGTGCCACATTGTCGACCTGGACGAGCACCCATACCTTACACCAACCGACCTCAACACAGCAGCGGAGGAAGTAACCACCCTGGGGAAATACGGATTGCTCGCCGATCCCGTCTTCCTTGACCGGAGGATTGCCGTCCCCTGGGCCAATATACCCTATCCAGGCCCTCGCTGGGCGTTGCAGTTGCTTGGGACCCAAGCAAGTGAAGAGGATATGTGGAAACTTTTCACCACGCTCTACCGAATAGAAGATGAGCATGGCTTCCGTTTCTGGGAAGAGCAGGGAAACCTCCTGGCTTACAGGAAACAGAAACTGAATGAACGAGGAAGGTGCAGGATCCGTTTGATCGGGGACCTTTGGGAGATTGGTGTTACCATGGCCAAGGACACCATCTGGGCCGGCGGCAGACAAACCCTGCCCAGCCAACGCTCGTTCTTCTCTTCACTCCCGGTGCAGGCAATTCATGCTGCCCTGGATGGCAAAAGTGCCAATGGAACATTCACCTCCTCAAGGCCCTTCTATGTCCTTGGACAGGAAGTAAAGGGAGCACGGTTCACTGTGCAAGATGGATTGGTCACAGAGTATGCAGCACAGAGTGGCGAAGAAGCGCTCACTGCACTCTTCTCAGTTGATGAGAATGCGAAGAGAGTGAGTGAAATCTCACTTGCCGATCATGATACCGTTGAAAGCCATTACCTGGAAAAATCGATCCATCCCCTCTTTGCACGGGAAATGACCAGCACGATTGTGCTGGGTGGATTCTCCCTGGACAATCTGACCACTCAACAGAATGAAGGGGATATAGAAGACAGTGCTCTTTGCACCTCCCTGGTGAGGGTGGCGGTACCAATTGGGGACAGCCATCTATCGGTAACGCTGCATAGCGAGGATGGGAGTGAGTCATCTGTAATGGAAGAGGGAATATTCACAGAGGAGGGACTGGTATGAACAAACAGGAAATTGAGAGATATGCGGACCTGATCATCCAAGGGGGGATCAACCTACAGAGCGGAAAAGGGGTTGTCATCACCACAGGACCGGGCACTTATTATTTTGCCCGGGAACTGAGCAAGTCAGCTTATCGCCATGGGGCAAGCTATGTGCAGGTCCTGCTTGATGACCTGGATGTCCTCTCAGAGAGGTTGAAGCACCAGGATGAAGATGCATTGAAATTCAACCCACATTTCCTCAAGGCATTCGACTACGAGTTTGTCAGTGAGGGTTGGTCACATATCAGGATCGACAGCACAGAGGAGCGGCTCGACCATGGCCCACTTG
The sequence above is drawn from the uncultured Sphaerochaeta sp. genome and encodes:
- a CDS encoding aminopeptidase, translated to MENLLTQYARLVIEVQLKLREGDSLSINSEASTLTFARLLAQKAALATRQTVTIVHTNHGKVVDAIPIEPTEKEIFRPPVQGAVMCHIVDLDEHPYLTPTDLNTAAEEVTTLGKYGLLADPVFLDRRIAVPWANIPYPGPRWALQLLGTQASEEDMWKLFTTLYRIEDEHGFRFWEEQGNLLAYRKQKLNERGRCRIRLIGDLWEIGVTMAKDTIWAGGRQTLPSQRSFFSSLPVQAIHAALDGKSANGTFTSSRPFYVLGQEVKGARFTVQDGLVTEYAAQSGEEALTALFSVDENAKRVSEISLADHDTVESHYLEKSIHPLFAREMTSTIVLGGFSLDNLTTQQNEGDIEDSALCTSLVRVAVPIGDSHLSVTLHSEDGSESSVMEEGIFTEEGLV